In one Vibrio sp. VB16 genomic region, the following are encoded:
- the proS gene encoding proline--tRNA ligase → MRTSKYLLSTLKETPNDAEIISHQLMLRAGMIRRLASGLYTWLPTGLRVLRKVENIVREEMNNAGSVEMIMPVVQPSELWQETGRWDKFGPELLRIADRHDRSFVLGPTHEEVITDMVRNEVKSYKQLPLNLFQIQTKFRDEVRPRFGVMRSREFIMKDAYSFHLDKESLEETYQEMYQAYCNVFNRMGLDFRPVLADTGSIGGSGSHEFHVLAESGEDLIAFSDGSDYAANIEKAEALAPTETLAEATKELELVDTPNAKTIAELVEQFDLPIEKTVKTLFVKASEEIDADLVALLIRGDHDLNEVKAENLIEVASPLEFAEEAEIRTLIGAGPGSLGPVGLTLPVIVDRAVSVMSDFGAGANVDDKHYFGINWGRDVELGKVEDLRNVVMGDPSPCGKGSLQFKRGIEVGHIFQLGNNYSKSMNAGVLGPDGRNQIMEMGCYGIGCTRVVAAAIEQNHDKFGIIWPEAIAPFHVVIVPMNMHKSGRVKEAAEKLYADLTSQGIEVLFDDRKERPGVMFKDMELIGIPHTIVIGDRSMDEGNFEYKNRRNGEKVAIAMDSVVEHIKAQLS, encoded by the coding sequence ATGCGTACCAGTAAATATCTTCTTTCAACCCTGAAAGAGACGCCAAACGACGCAGAGATCATTAGCCACCAACTAATGCTACGTGCAGGTATGATCCGCAGACTTGCTTCAGGTCTTTATACTTGGCTACCTACCGGTTTACGTGTACTGCGTAAAGTCGAAAATATTGTTCGAGAAGAAATGAATAATGCCGGTTCTGTAGAAATGATAATGCCCGTGGTTCAACCTTCTGAGCTATGGCAAGAAACAGGCCGTTGGGACAAGTTTGGACCTGAGCTGCTAAGAATTGCAGACCGACATGACCGATCGTTTGTGCTGGGCCCAACGCACGAAGAAGTGATCACGGACATGGTTCGAAATGAAGTGAAGTCATACAAACAACTTCCTTTGAACCTTTTTCAGATTCAAACAAAATTTCGTGATGAAGTTCGCCCTCGCTTTGGTGTAATGCGCTCGCGTGAGTTCATTATGAAAGATGCATACTCGTTCCACCTAGACAAAGAGAGTCTAGAAGAAACGTACCAGGAAATGTATCAAGCATACTGCAATGTATTCAACCGTATGGGTTTAGATTTCCGCCCAGTTTTAGCCGATACCGGCTCTATTGGTGGCAGTGGTTCTCACGAATTCCATGTGCTTGCAGAAAGCGGTGAAGATCTGATTGCCTTCTCTGACGGTTCCGATTACGCAGCAAACATCGAGAAAGCTGAGGCGTTAGCACCGACAGAAACTCTAGCAGAAGCAACGAAAGAGCTTGAGTTAGTTGATACACCAAACGCAAAAACAATTGCCGAGCTCGTCGAACAGTTTGATCTTCCGATTGAAAAAACAGTGAAAACTTTGTTTGTCAAAGCATCTGAAGAAATCGATGCCGACTTGGTTGCTCTGCTTATACGTGGCGATCATGACCTAAACGAAGTCAAAGCAGAAAACTTAATTGAAGTTGCTTCGCCTCTCGAGTTCGCTGAAGAAGCGGAGATACGTACATTGATTGGTGCAGGCCCCGGTTCACTTGGCCCGGTAGGTCTTACACTGCCCGTCATTGTTGACCGTGCAGTTTCGGTAATGAGCGATTTTGGTGCTGGTGCAAATGTTGATGACAAACACTATTTTGGTATTAACTGGGGTCGTGACGTTGAACTAGGAAAGGTTGAAGACCTACGCAACGTTGTAATGGGTGATCCTAGCCCTTGTGGTAAAGGTTCTCTACAGTTCAAACGCGGTATCGAAGTTGGCCATATCTTCCAACTTGGTAACAACTACTCAAAATCGATGAACGCTGGTGTTCTTGGTCCAGATGGAAGAAACCAGATAATGGAAATGGGTTGTTATGGCATCGGCTGTACCCGTGTCGTCGCGGCGGCCATTGAGCAAAACCACGATAAATTCGGCATCATCTGGCCAGAGGCTATTGCCCCTTTCCACGTCGTTATTGTTCCGATGAATATGCACAAGTCTGGTCGTGTTAAAGAAGCGGCTGAGAAACTCTATGCGGATCTTACCTCTCAAGGTATCGAAGTATTGTTCGATGACCGTAAAGAGCGCCCAGGTGTCATGTTTAAAGATATGGAACTGATTGGTATTCCGCACACTATCGTTATTGGCGATCGTAGTATGGACGAAGGTAACTTCGAATATAAAAATCGTCGCAACGGTGAAAAAGTCGCTATTGCTATGGATTCGGTTGTTGAGCATATTAAAGCTCAACTGAGTTAA
- a CDS encoding YaeP family protein, which translates to MKIYDCCNLVRELYAQIGSGDQGYIPQAITCAVKTLNDIAADETLIKDVRDRAAFAAANLLISDFED; encoded by the coding sequence ATGAAAATATATGATTGCTGTAATCTCGTTCGCGAACTTTATGCTCAAATTGGAAGTGGCGACCAAGGCTATATACCACAAGCAATTACTTGTGCAGTTAAAACCCTAAATGATATCGCAGCCGATGAAACACTGATTAAAGATGTAAGAGATAGAGCCGCATTTGCTGCCGCTAACTTGCTTATTTCTGATTTTGAGGACTAG
- a CDS encoding DUF4250 domain-containing protein produces the protein MDLSKFESMDTIMLMSIVNLKLRDDFNGDLGELVKFFEIDRRALVAKLATAGFEFLTEAKQFR, from the coding sequence ATGGATCTATCCAAATTCGAAAGCATGGATACCATTATGCTGATGAGCATCGTTAACCTAAAACTTAGGGACGACTTTAACGGTGACTTAGGCGAGTTAGTAAAGTTCTTTGAGATTGACCGTCGTGCTCTGGTAGCGAAACTTGCCACAGCAGGCTTCGAGTTTTTGACCGAAGCGAAACAATTTAGATAA
- a CDS encoding DUF2884 family protein has protein sequence MNKFTIGLMLCFSVSAHAANQCSVDIKNEVHLDGQQVEVIQKDTSRVLIDENNNVFINGEKLDLSQAQQDAVESYREHMNKYVPKMLDIARDGLVLAQSALDEIAISFNNSEAFNNVKEALEEFFNGVEQRYKNEEQFVLQEAAFSDAVSTWKEDLAAARETFNAEFFSSAFTAISDQMKAEGGLNLTELKDKLIELQASLNTKLKADSKGLEKDAKQYCGDLEKVAEEEKMLHEKIPELKDYQVFLI, from the coding sequence ATGAATAAATTTACAATAGGGTTGATGCTCTGCTTTAGTGTCAGTGCCCATGCGGCGAATCAGTGTAGCGTTGATATCAAAAATGAGGTTCATCTTGATGGCCAACAAGTAGAGGTAATCCAGAAAGATACCTCTAGAGTACTCATTGATGAGAACAATAACGTCTTCATTAATGGCGAAAAACTCGATTTGAGTCAGGCGCAACAAGACGCTGTCGAAAGCTATCGTGAACATATGAATAAATACGTTCCGAAGATGTTAGATATCGCTCGAGACGGTTTGGTGTTAGCGCAAAGTGCCTTAGATGAGATAGCCATTAGCTTTAATAATTCAGAAGCATTCAATAATGTTAAAGAAGCACTGGAAGAATTTTTTAACGGGGTGGAGCAGCGCTACAAGAATGAAGAGCAATTTGTGCTTCAAGAGGCGGCTTTTAGCGATGCTGTCTCGACGTGGAAAGAAGATCTCGCCGCGGCAAGAGAAACCTTTAACGCCGAATTTTTTTCCAGTGCATTTACCGCAATTTCAGATCAAATGAAGGCAGAAGGTGGGCTAAACCTGACTGAATTGAAGGACAAATTGATTGAACTACAAGCGAGCTTAAATACTAAGTTAAAAGCGGATTCAAAAGGATTAGAAAAAGACGCGAAACAGTACTGCGGTGACTTGGAAAAAGTAGCGGAAGAAGAGAAAATGCTGCATGAGAAAATCCCAGAACTTAAAGATTATCAGGTATTTTTGATTTAA
- a CDS encoding GreA/GreB family elongation factor produces MDKNLLINTIVEQLEKIHQIALSATQTAIDAATDEETVPENKYDTLALEAAYLAHGQARRVQECESDIQQYKRLPVRVFNQDEKVNIGALIELVNAEDNHSLFFMGPCAGGVTVHCQSKNVALITARAPLGNAMLGKQIGDEINLDIAGKQVWYEIIHII; encoded by the coding sequence GTGGATAAAAACTTACTAATTAATACCATTGTTGAACAGTTAGAAAAAATACACCAAATCGCTTTGAGTGCGACTCAGACGGCGATAGACGCCGCAACGGATGAAGAGACAGTACCTGAGAATAAATACGACACATTGGCTTTGGAGGCCGCTTATCTTGCGCATGGGCAGGCTCGCAGAGTGCAAGAGTGTGAATCGGATATTCAGCAGTATAAACGTTTGCCCGTCAGAGTGTTTAATCAGGATGAAAAGGTGAATATCGGTGCATTGATTGAACTAGTGAATGCAGAGGATAATCATTCTCTTTTTTTCATGGGACCGTGTGCTGGTGGTGTGACGGTTCATTGTCAGAGTAAAAACGTGGCGCTCATTACCGCTAGAGCCCCTTTAGGCAACGCCATGTTAGGCAAACAGATAGGTGATGAGATTAACTTGGATATAGCAGGAAAACAGGTTTGGTATGAGATTATTCATATAATCTAA
- the dinB gene encoding DNA polymerase IV — protein MLETPDKLRKIIHVDMDCFYAAVEMRDFPEYKDVALAVGGNEKQRGVISTCNYEARKFGVRSAMPTGQALKLCPHLQLVPGRMKVYSDVSKQIRRILERYTLKIEPLSLDEAYLDVTDCKMLHGSATLIAEAIRKDIRDELKLTASAGIAPIKFLAKVASDMNKPNGQFVITPEEVQNVVDKLPLEKIPGVGKVSLEKLQQAGFYICEDIKNSDYRDLLLKFGRLGASLWKKSHGIDTRQVETERERKSVGVERTFSKNISSYDQCWQLIEEKLYPELEARLLKATPNGEILKQGIKMKFADFQQTTIEHVHNQLELAYFKELLHDILQRQNGREIRLLGLNVMLKPEEQTKQLSLEL, from the coding sequence ATGCTAGAAACGCCCGATAAACTAAGAAAGATCATTCATGTTGATATGGACTGCTTTTATGCAGCTGTAGAGATGAGAGATTTTCCCGAATATAAAGATGTTGCATTAGCGGTTGGTGGAAATGAAAAGCAACGTGGTGTTATTAGTACGTGTAATTACGAGGCAAGGAAGTTTGGCGTGCGTTCGGCTATGCCCACCGGGCAGGCTTTAAAACTGTGCCCTCATCTGCAATTGGTGCCTGGTAGAATGAAGGTCTATAGCGACGTATCTAAGCAGATAAGACGTATTCTTGAAAGATACACATTAAAAATCGAACCTCTTTCGTTGGATGAAGCCTATTTGGATGTGACCGATTGTAAGATGCTTCATGGCTCAGCGACATTAATCGCAGAGGCGATACGTAAAGACATCCGGGATGAGTTAAAGCTCACCGCATCCGCAGGCATTGCACCTATCAAGTTTTTAGCCAAAGTAGCATCCGATATGAATAAACCTAACGGTCAATTTGTTATAACTCCAGAGGAGGTACAAAATGTGGTCGATAAGCTGCCACTAGAGAAGATTCCCGGTGTCGGAAAGGTGAGTTTAGAAAAACTACAACAAGCCGGCTTTTATATATGTGAAGATATAAAAAATAGTGATTACCGAGATTTGTTGCTTAAATTTGGTCGATTAGGGGCTTCACTATGGAAAAAAAGCCACGGTATCGATACGCGACAAGTTGAAACGGAACGGGAAAGAAAATCGGTAGGAGTGGAACGAACCTTCTCTAAGAATATCTCAAGTTACGATCAGTGTTGGCAACTCATTGAAGAAAAACTCTATCCTGAGTTAGAGGCACGTTTACTTAAAGCCACACCAAATGGCGAAATATTAAAACAAGGGATAAAAATGAAATTTGCTGACTTTCAGCAAACCACCATAGAGCACGTCCATAATCAGCTCGAATTGGCATATTTTAAAGAACTACTGCATGATATTCTGCAACGCCAAAATGGTAGAGAGATTCGGCTTCTTGGATTGAATGTGATGCTAAAGCCAGAAGAGCAAACGAAACAACTGAGTTTGGAACTATAG
- a CDS encoding diguanylate cyclase: protein MNNRILVVEDSRSFRNYLNNQISQINMEVVSTESLEEAKAILENDTDFLCAVLDFCLPDGPDGEVIDLALSYDMKVIVVTGKFDEQLRDAMLAKGVIDYILKDSFASISYLLPLLTRLNRNKCHKALVVDDSLTVRRHLVQLLDHHYIRSVQAEDGLEALEILKADPEITLIITDNTMPEKDGISMTREIRLTYDRSQLAILGISTAESKTVTAQFLKAGANDYLKKPFNQEEFYCRIQNLLNMKDISDDMFKMANQDALTGLWNRRYLFSNADNNKAQRNVAMLDIDFFKRVNDNYGHEGGDQALVTISHIIAIYFKEDLVARFGGEEFCIISYGDYDAFVQRLDSMRQRIEKTAIPYNGEEIKLTMSIGVTRAKRDIDTMIRIADERLYTAKETGRNRVISEDVD, encoded by the coding sequence TTGAATAACCGAATTCTCGTGGTTGAAGATAGTCGAAGTTTTAGAAACTATCTAAATAATCAGATAAGCCAAATCAACATGGAAGTGGTGTCAACCGAATCGCTAGAAGAAGCGAAAGCTATATTAGAAAATGACACTGATTTTTTGTGTGCTGTACTAGATTTCTGTTTACCCGATGGTCCAGATGGTGAGGTAATCGATCTCGCGCTCTCCTATGATATGAAGGTCATTGTTGTCACAGGGAAATTCGATGAGCAATTGCGTGACGCCATGCTCGCAAAAGGGGTTATCGACTATATATTGAAGGATAGTTTCGCGTCTATATCCTACCTACTCCCTTTATTGACTCGACTAAACAGGAATAAATGCCACAAAGCATTGGTTGTTGACGATTCATTAACTGTGCGAAGGCATCTAGTTCAGTTACTTGACCATCATTATATCCGTTCTGTACAGGCAGAGGACGGCTTAGAAGCACTCGAAATACTCAAGGCTGATCCAGAGATAACATTGATCATCACTGACAATACCATGCCGGAAAAAGATGGTATTTCTATGACAAGAGAGATTCGACTGACTTATGATCGCAGCCAACTCGCAATACTTGGTATTTCCACTGCCGAGTCAAAAACTGTCACGGCACAATTTTTGAAAGCGGGTGCCAATGATTATCTAAAAAAGCCGTTTAATCAGGAAGAGTTTTATTGTCGAATACAAAACCTATTAAACATGAAAGATATTAGTGACGATATGTTCAAAATGGCGAATCAAGATGCGTTGACGGGTCTTTGGAACAGACGCTACCTATTCTCAAATGCTGATAACAATAAAGCGCAGCGAAATGTCGCGATGCTAGATATTGATTTTTTCAAAAGGGTTAACGACAACTACGGGCATGAAGGGGGAGATCAAGCACTGGTTACTATCAGTCACATTATCGCAATTTATTTTAAAGAGGATCTAGTCGCACGATTTGGCGGCGAAGAGTTTTGTATCATTAGTTACGGCGATTACGATGCTTTCGTTCAACGCCTAGACAGCATGCGACAACGTATAGAAAAAACAGCGATACCTTACAATGGAGAGGAAATTAAGCTCACCATGAGCATTGGAGTGACAAGGGCGAAAAGAGACATTGATACCATGATTCGTATCGCAGATGAAAGATTATACACCGCAAAAGAAACCGGCAGAAACCGTGTTATCTCTGAGGATGTTGATTAG
- the nqrM gene encoding (Na+)-NQR maturation NqrM produces MGTFLVTFGVFLAVIASMAVGYIFQKKAVAGSCGGLDSVGIDKVCNCPEPCDARKRREAKEAARAAKMAEWEQNRLL; encoded by the coding sequence GTGGGAACTTTTCTAGTAACGTTTGGTGTTTTCTTAGCCGTTATAGCTTCTATGGCCGTCGGTTACATATTCCAAAAGAAAGCGGTAGCAGGAAGCTGTGGTGGTTTAGATTCTGTAGGAATAGACAAAGTGTGTAACTGCCCGGAGCCTTGCGATGCACGTAAGCGTCGTGAAGCCAAAGAGGCTGCGCGTGCAGCTAAAATGGCGGAATGGGAACAAAACAGACTGCTTTAA
- a CDS encoding FAD:protein FMN transferase, with translation MKVFLLFICSISLLVGCSETREQIHLTGPTMGTTYNIKFIHGDGIPSPEKLQSEVDRLLEQVNDQMSTYRKTSELSQFNQYKGSDPFVVSPDTAQVTKEAIRLNRLTLGALDVTVGPLVNLWGFGPEARPEVVPTNEELAARRANVGIDHLTLEGNSLSKDIPDLYVDLSTIAKGWGVDVVANYIEQQGVQNYMVEIGGEMRLKGKNRENVAWRIAIEKPDVDERSVQEIISPGDMAVATSGDYRNYFERDGIRYSHIINPETGKPIDHKVVSVTALHASSMTADGLATGLMVLGEEVGIDVANKNGLAVFMVVKTEDGYKEVYSDAFAQYLKK, from the coding sequence ATGAAAGTTTTTCTATTGTTCATCTGTTCTATATCTCTATTAGTTGGTTGTAGTGAGACTCGAGAGCAAATTCATCTTACTGGTCCAACAATGGGCACGACTTACAATATCAAGTTTATCCATGGTGATGGTATTCCATCGCCAGAAAAATTACAGTCTGAAGTAGATAGGCTGCTCGAGCAGGTAAACGACCAGATGTCGACCTATCGTAAAACTTCGGAGTTGAGCCAATTTAATCAGTATAAAGGGTCCGACCCTTTTGTTGTTTCACCGGATACAGCACAAGTAACAAAAGAGGCAATCAGGCTGAATCGCCTTACCTTAGGTGCATTAGATGTTACGGTTGGTCCTCTCGTTAACCTTTGGGGTTTTGGCCCAGAAGCGAGGCCCGAAGTGGTGCCGACAAATGAAGAGTTGGCCGCGCGTAGGGCAAATGTGGGTATTGATCATTTAACATTAGAAGGGAACAGCCTTTCGAAAGATATCCCAGACCTTTATGTCGATTTATCAACGATCGCGAAAGGCTGGGGGGTCGATGTTGTTGCCAACTATATCGAGCAACAGGGTGTTCAAAACTACATGGTGGAAATCGGTGGTGAGATGCGCCTTAAAGGTAAAAATCGTGAGAATGTGGCTTGGAGAATTGCGATAGAAAAACCGGATGTCGATGAAAGATCCGTGCAAGAGATTATCTCTCCTGGAGACATGGCGGTTGCAACATCGGGTGACTATCGGAATTATTTTGAGCGTGATGGTATACGTTACTCTCATATTATCAACCCAGAAACGGGTAAACCAATTGACCACAAAGTCGTTTCTGTCACCGCTCTACATGCTTCAAGCATGACGGCTGATGGCCTAGCAACTGGGCTGATGGTGTTGGGTGAAGAAGTAGGAATTGACGTCGCGAATAAGAATGGTCTCGCGGTATTTATGGTAGTAAAGACAGAAGATGGCTATAAAGAAGTTTACTCTGATGCTTTTGCTCAATATTTGAAGAAATAA
- the nqrF gene encoding NADH:ubiquinone reductase (Na(+)-transporting) subunit F has product MQSIILGVVMFTVIVLALVLIILMAKSKLVPSGDVTITVNGDPEKSFITSPGDKLLSAMAGSGIFVSSACGGGGSCGQCRVKVKSGGGDILPTELDHITKGEAREGERLACQVAIKADMDIELPEEIFGVKKWECEVLSNDNEATFIKELVLRIPEGEEVPFRAGGYIQIEAEAHHIKYSDFDVPDEYRGDWDKFNLFRYESIVKEHSIRAYSMASYPEEEGLIKLNVRIATPPPNNPNVPPGIMSSYIWSLKAGDTCTISGPFGEFFAKETDNEMVFIGGGAGMAPMRSHIFDQLLRLQSKRKMTYWYGARSKREMFYIEDFDKLAADNENFEWHVALSDPLEEDNWDGYTGFIHNVIYENYLKDHDAPEDCEYYMCGPPMMNAAVIGMLKDLGVEDENILLDDFGG; this is encoded by the coding sequence ATGCAAAGCATTATTCTTGGTGTAGTGATGTTTACCGTGATCGTACTGGCACTCGTTTTAATCATTTTAATGGCTAAATCGAAGCTCGTACCATCAGGTGACGTTACAATTACTGTCAATGGCGATCCTGAAAAAAGTTTCATTACTTCTCCAGGTGATAAGCTTCTCAGCGCTATGGCGGGTAGTGGTATATTTGTATCTTCCGCTTGTGGCGGTGGTGGTTCATGCGGCCAGTGTCGTGTGAAGGTGAAATCTGGTGGTGGCGATATTCTGCCTACAGAACTTGACCACATCACTAAAGGCGAAGCGCGTGAAGGTGAGCGTTTAGCTTGTCAGGTTGCGATTAAAGCTGACATGGATATCGAACTACCTGAAGAGATCTTTGGCGTTAAGAAGTGGGAATGTGAAGTTCTTTCTAATGACAACGAAGCGACCTTTATTAAAGAACTTGTACTTAGGATCCCTGAGGGTGAAGAAGTACCGTTCCGTGCTGGTGGGTACATTCAGATTGAAGCTGAAGCTCACCACATAAAATACTCGGATTTCGATGTTCCTGATGAATATCGTGGAGACTGGGACAAGTTCAATTTGTTCCGCTATGAGTCTATCGTAAAAGAGCATTCGATCCGTGCATACTCTATGGCTTCATACCCAGAAGAGGAAGGCTTGATTAAGCTTAACGTACGTATTGCTACTCCGCCGCCGAATAATCCAAATGTACCACCGGGCATTATGTCTTCGTATATTTGGTCTTTGAAAGCAGGTGATACCTGTACTATTTCAGGTCCATTTGGTGAGTTCTTCGCTAAAGAAACGGACAATGAAATGGTCTTTATCGGTGGTGGTGCTGGTATGGCTCCAATGCGTTCTCATATCTTTGATCAGCTGTTACGCCTGCAATCTAAGCGTAAGATGACTTACTGGTATGGTGCGCGTTCTAAGCGCGAAATGTTCTATATTGAAGATTTCGATAAGCTAGCCGCTGACAATGAGAACTTTGAGTGGCACGTAGCCCTTTCTGATCCATTGGAAGAAGATAATTGGGATGGATACACTGGCTTTATTCACAACGTGATTTATGAAAACTACTTGAAAGATCATGACGCACCAGAAGATTGTGAATATTATATGTGTGGTCCACCAATGATGAACGCAGCCGTTATCGGAATGCTGAAAGACCTCGGCGTAGAAGATGAAAATATCTTACTCGATGACTTCGGTGGTTAA
- the nqrE gene encoding NADH:ubiquinone reductase (Na(+)-transporting) subunit E translates to MEHYISLLVRSIFIENLALSFFLGMCTFLAVSKKVKTSFGLGVAVIVVLTIAVPANNLLYNLVLKDSALVSGVDLSFLNFITFIGVIAALVQILEMVLDRFFPPLYNALGIFLPLITVNCAIFGGVSFMVQRDYNFAESVVYGFGAGVGWMLAIVALAGIREKMKYSDVPPGLRGLGITFITTGLMALGFMSFSGVQL, encoded by the coding sequence ATGGAACATTATATTAGTTTGCTTGTTCGTTCGATCTTTATCGAGAACTTAGCACTTTCGTTCTTCTTAGGTATGTGTACCTTCTTGGCGGTATCTAAGAAAGTTAAAACATCTTTTGGTTTAGGTGTAGCAGTTATCGTTGTTCTTACCATTGCGGTACCGGCGAACAACTTGTTGTACAACCTCGTTCTAAAAGATAGCGCGCTGGTTTCGGGTGTGGATTTAAGTTTCCTTAACTTCATTACCTTTATCGGTGTTATTGCTGCGTTAGTACAGATTTTAGAGATGGTGTTAGACCGTTTCTTCCCTCCGTTGTACAACGCTCTGGGTATCTTCCTTCCACTTATCACAGTGAACTGTGCAATATTTGGTGGTGTGTCATTCATGGTTCAACGTGATTACAACTTTGCAGAATCGGTCGTGTACGGCTTCGGTGCTGGTGTTGGTTGGATGTTGGCTATTGTGGCATTAGCGGGTATTCGTGAGAAAATGAAATATTCAGACGTGCCTCCAGGTCTTCGTGGACTGGGTATCACTTTTATCACTACTGGATTGATGGCGTTAGGCTTTATGTCTTTCTCTGGTGTTCAACTGTAA
- a CDS encoding NADH:ubiquinone reductase (Na(+)-transporting) subunit D: MKSNLFAPVIDNNPIALQVLGVCSALAVTTKLETAFVMTIAVIFVTAFSNFFVSLIRHHIPNSVRIIVQMAIIASLVIVVDQFLKAYLYDISKQLSVFVGLIITNCIVMGRAEAYAMKSEPIPSFLDGIGNGLGYGFVLITVGFFRELFGSGKLFGMEVLPLVSEGGWYQPNGMMLLAPSAFFLIGFMIWIIRIIKPEQIEAKE; the protein is encoded by the coding sequence ATGAAATCAAATCTTTTCGCTCCGGTCATAGATAATAATCCGATTGCCCTTCAGGTTTTGGGTGTGTGTTCTGCACTAGCAGTAACCACCAAACTTGAAACAGCATTTGTTATGACAATAGCGGTAATTTTTGTTACGGCATTCTCGAACTTTTTCGTTTCTCTTATCCGTCACCACATTCCAAACAGTGTACGAATCATTGTGCAGATGGCGATTATCGCATCATTGGTAATCGTGGTAGACCAATTCTTGAAAGCATATTTATACGATATATCTAAACAGCTTTCGGTATTTGTTGGTCTGATCATTACGAACTGTATTGTAATGGGACGCGCTGAAGCTTATGCGATGAAATCAGAACCGATTCCTTCTTTTTTAGATGGTATTGGTAACGGTTTGGGTTATGGTTTTGTACTTATCACTGTCGGTTTCTTCCGTGAACTATTTGGTTCAGGAAAACTGTTCGGAATGGAGGTTCTTCCTCTGGTTTCTGAAGGTGGTTGGTATCAGCCAAACGGCATGATGCTACTAGCACCATCGGCATTCTTCTTGATTGGCTTTATGATTTGGATTATCCGAATTATTAAACCAGAACAAATAGAAGCGAAGGAGTAA
- a CDS encoding Na(+)-translocating NADH-quinone reductase subunit C gives MASKNDSIKKTLFVVIAISLVCSVVVSSAAVFLRDKQQANAVLDKQKNIVAVAGLENKEGSITELFTQYIEPRLVDFDSGNFVEGDAYAYDQRQAAKNSKQSVKLTGEQDEAKIIRRANTGLVYLVKDGNDVSKVILPIHGNGLWSMMYAFIAVETDGNTVSGLTYYEQGETPGLGGEIENPRWRSQFVGKKLFDANHKPAIKIVKGGAPAGSEHGVDGLSGATLTANGVQNTFDFWLGDMGFGPFLTKVRDGGLN, from the coding sequence ATGGCAAGTAAAAACGATAGCATTAAGAAAACGCTGTTTGTTGTCATCGCAATAAGTTTGGTGTGCTCAGTAGTCGTTTCTTCTGCTGCGGTATTCTTACGCGATAAACAACAAGCAAATGCTGTTCTTGATAAACAGAAAAACATCGTAGCGGTGGCTGGACTTGAAAATAAAGAAGGTTCAATTACAGAGCTATTTACTCAGTATATTGAGCCACGCTTAGTTGATTTTGATTCTGGTAACTTTGTCGAAGGTGATGCGTACGCATATGACCAACGTCAAGCGGCTAAGAACTCGAAGCAGTCAGTGAAATTAACGGGTGAGCAAGACGAGGCGAAGATCATTCGTCGAGCCAACACTGGCCTTGTTTATCTTGTTAAAGATGGAAACGACGTATCTAAAGTCATTTTACCCATTCACGGCAACGGCCTTTGGTCAATGATGTATGCATTCATTGCTGTTGAGACAGACGGTAACACAGTTTCTGGTCTCACTTACTATGAGCAAGGTGAAACGCCTGGACTTGGTGGTGAAATTGAAAATCCACGCTGGCGTAGCCAGTTCGTTGGTAAGAAACTGTTTGATGCGAACCACAAGCCAGCCATAAAGATTGTTAAAGGTGGCGCTCCAGCAGGCAGTGAACACGGTGTTGATGGTCTTTCAGGTGCAACATTGACGGCGAATGGCGTACAAAATACGTTTGATTTCTGGTTGGGTGATATGGGCTTTGGTCCTTTCCTAACTAAAGTACGTGATGGAGGTCTGAACTAA